A single window of Mugil cephalus isolate CIBA_MC_2020 chromosome 1, CIBA_Mcephalus_1.1, whole genome shotgun sequence DNA harbors:
- the LOC125010755 gene encoding death-inducer obliterator 1-like isoform X3 translates to MDPVMDSMENNNNVAAEDHNSEEQQGGSEEAESSVRPTLSQVRKSWGFRRTTIARREFMEEVGELSHSPPLVRRGRSRRANQKSQTTAETRPTQRAARTARSVLDDLQWSAPSSPVSDSGKTASEASAGGNLDPSLWQDFGSAFHTAFSLLGGEDSLPMTMSDALPTTDATEAPNPPVVEETEEPYDIDDVEITQPAAVDSVTEGDGSDVILISSQEEDSDNMTLLQIKEHLASSGRGARGGKGGRGKARGRGRGRGRSRGKSKGRGRGRGRVEDLQSSPAGDEDVEEVVLVNPSEQQHVQEEENELSSLPVIEKSHVHVDVALSPPQQSSSDCLILDSDSDHITNEAPSQFDDAPEEGKEHVKIIGDNSSISDSEGYDSNALHCICRQKHDKRFMICCDSCQVWFHGDCVGISATQGRDIERKGQDYICPPCTTKKQSQIESELHPQPVPEVGFPECLTLGSPCEERVGQEEQQAPKYTVVEEEEKANEEEEVKDEQTPVTKPETKPEAEMETGCSLPLCIGPGCSKQALPDSVYCGTDCILQHAAVTMKTLSGPKVPKPRGRTQRKAATGTPTAKAQRSGRMSKRLAGKVEEEGEEEERIEDDGEKEAAASPVACGPSLTEAQTTSIPSSKICTACMYHSILKHIQAVCTPCTKWLF, encoded by the exons ATGGATCCCGTTATGGACtcaatggaaaataataataatgtcgcTGCTGAAGATCACAATTCAG AGGAACAGCAAGGCGGGTCAGAAGAGGCGGAGTCCAGTGTTAGGCCGACTTTGTCACAGGTTAGAAAGTCCTGGGGGTTCAGACGGACCACCATAGCCAGAAGGGAATTCATGGAAGAAGTTGGAGAGCTGAGCCACAGCCCCCCGCTCGTTCGAAGGGGCAGAAGTCGTAGAGCCAACCAGAAATCGCAGACCACAGCTGAGACACGGCCCACGCAGAGAGCAGCTCGTACTGCTCGGAGTGTTTTAGACGACCTCCAGTGGTCTGCCCCGTCTTCGCCCGTCTCAGACAGCGGCAAGACAGCATCAGAGGCTTCTGCGGGAGGGAACCTTGATCCCAGCTTATGGCAGGATTTTGGGTCTGCGTTTCACACTGCCTTCTCACTGCTTGGGGGGGAGGACAGTCTGCCTATGACGATGTCAGATGCGCTGCCAACCACTGATGCCACCGAGGCTCCTAATCCACCAGTTGTGGAAGAAACTGAGGAACCTTATGACATAGATGACGTGGAGATTACACAGCCGGCTGCTGTTGACAGTGTGACAGAAGGGGATGGAAGTGATGTGATTTTGATCTCTAGTCAAGAGGAAGACAGTGATAACATGACACTCTTACAGATCAAGGAGCATCTTGCTTCTAGTGGCAGAGGGGCACGAGGGGGGAAAGGTGGAAGAGGAAAGGCCAGAGGAAGggggagaggcagaggaagaagtAGGGGAAAGAGTAAAGGTCGAGGCAGAGGAAGGGGGAGAGTAGAGGACCTTCAGTCAAGCCCTGCAGGAGATGAAGACGTAGAGGAAGTGGTGCTTGTTAATCCCTCTGAGCAGCAGCatgtacaagaagaagaaaacgagTTAAGCAGCCTTCCTGTAATAGAAAAATCACACGTTCACGTGGATGTTGCTTTGAGTCCTCCTCAGCAATCAAGCTCCGACTGTTTAATTCTGGACAGTGACTCCGACCATATTACTAATGAAGCCCCTTCTCAGTTTGATGACGCaccagaggagggaaaagaacaTGTTAAGATTATTGGAGACAATTCAAGCATATCAGACTCTGAGGGATATGACTCCAATGCTCTGCACTGTATCTGCAGACAGAAACACGATAAGAG GTTCATGATCTGCTGTGACAGTTGCCAGGTGTGGTTCCATGGTGACTGTGTCGGTATCAGTGCGACACAGGGCCGTGACATAGAGAGGAAAGGCCAAGATTACATCTGCCCCCCTTGCACCACAAAGAAACAGAGCCAGATAGAGTCTGAGCTCCATCCACAGCCAGTTCCTGAGGTTGGCTTTCCTGAATGCTTAACACTAGGTTCTCCTTGTGAAGAAAGGGTGGGGCAAGAGGAGCAGCAAGCCCCCAAG TATACTgtagtggaagaggaggagaaggcgaatgaggaggaggaggtgaaggatgAGCAGACTCCTGTGACAAAGCCAGAAACTAAACCCGAAGCAGAGATGGAGACGGGCTGCTCTCTTCCCCTGTGCATTGGGCCTGGCTGCTCCAAACAAGCGCTGCCAGATTCAGTTTACTGTGGCACTGACTGCATCCTTCAGCACGCTGCCGTCACAATGAAGACACTCTCTGGCCCTAAGGTGCCCAAACCAAGAGGACGCACACAGAGAAAAGCTGCCACAGGCACACCCACTGCAAAG GCTCAGAGGTCAGGCCGTATGTCTAAGAGGTTGGCaggaaaggtggaggaggaaggtgaagaagaggagaggattgAGGATGATGGAGAAAAGGAGGCGGCCGCATCTCCTGTAGCCTGCGGGCCCAGTCTCACTGAAGCGCAGACCACTTCCATACCATCATCTAAAATTTGCACAGCGTGTATGTACCATTCAATACTCAAACACATTCAAGCAGTTTGCACACCATGCACAAAGTGGCTCTTTTAG